From one Prosthecobacter debontii genomic stretch:
- a CDS encoding FdhF/YdeP family oxidoreductase, which yields MSAPIIPAQPPEKLTGIQVGKTKLSAAGVPAVANSLKHVYGNSGLLRGTAAMLKLNQMGGFDCPSCAWPDPDDHRSAFEFCENGAKAIASETTKKRVTPDFFADNSVAELAEWSDYEMDQAGRITQPVVLREGASHYEEISWDDAFQLIAHELNALASPDEAVFYTSGRATNEAAFLYQLFVRQFGTNNLPDCSNMCHESSGAALNQSIGVGKGTVTLKDLETAETVLIMGQNPGTNHPRMLSSLQKAVENGATIIAVNPMKEAGLTGFMHPQQMKGMLGRATPLAKHFLQVKLNGDQALLKGIAKTLVEDGTLDQAFIKEHTHGFEAYLQHLVGLNWADLENLSGISQADMQMVARQCASGDRKLITCWAMGLTQHKNAVATIQEVVNIHLLLGALGRESAGVCPVRGHSNVQGDRTMGIFEKMPEWFMDNLDRVFEFKSPRHHGWDVVAAIKAMHEGRGKVFYALGGNFLQATPDTEYTAEALRRCNLTVHICTKLNRSHLVTGRTGLILPCLGRSEWEEGGDLTQFCSVENSMSVVHASHGTLEPASPHLLSEPAIIARTAAATLGDRSKVNWLELASNYDLIRDLIEKVIPGFENFNDRVRQPGGFYLPSTVRERVWKTRTGKAEFNTHALDILVPGQGQLVLQTFRSHDQFNTTVYGLNDRYRGIGNERRIIFMNPQDMKDREIGPLEPVDLTSHFRGETRHAHGFLAIPYDQPAGSCAAYFPEANVLVPIDSYADVSLTPTSKSVLITVKPSV from the coding sequence ATGTCTGCGCCCATCATCCCTGCCCAGCCGCCGGAAAAGCTCACCGGCATCCAAGTCGGTAAGACGAAGCTTTCCGCAGCCGGGGTGCCTGCGGTGGCCAATTCCCTGAAGCATGTCTATGGCAACAGCGGGCTGCTGCGCGGCACGGCGGCCATGCTGAAGCTGAATCAGATGGGCGGCTTTGACTGCCCGAGCTGTGCTTGGCCAGACCCGGATGACCATCGCAGTGCCTTCGAGTTCTGTGAGAACGGGGCCAAGGCGATCGCTTCCGAGACGACCAAGAAGCGGGTGACACCGGATTTCTTTGCCGATAACAGTGTGGCGGAGCTGGCCGAGTGGAGTGACTACGAGATGGATCAGGCCGGGCGCATCACGCAGCCCGTGGTGCTGCGTGAGGGGGCCTCTCACTATGAGGAGATCTCCTGGGACGATGCCTTTCAACTCATCGCGCATGAGCTGAATGCCCTAGCCTCCCCAGATGAGGCGGTGTTTTACACCTCCGGTCGTGCCACCAATGAGGCGGCGTTTTTGTATCAGCTTTTCGTCCGTCAATTCGGCACCAACAACCTGCCGGACTGCTCCAACATGTGCCATGAGTCCAGCGGCGCGGCTTTGAATCAAAGCATCGGCGTGGGGAAGGGGACTGTGACGCTCAAGGACCTGGAGACGGCGGAGACGGTCCTGATCATGGGGCAGAACCCCGGCACGAATCACCCGCGCATGCTGAGCAGCCTGCAAAAGGCGGTGGAAAATGGAGCCACGATCATCGCGGTGAACCCCATGAAGGAAGCGGGTCTCACCGGCTTCATGCATCCTCAGCAGATGAAGGGCATGCTGGGCAGGGCGACTCCGCTGGCCAAGCATTTCCTCCAGGTGAAGCTGAATGGCGACCAGGCTCTGCTGAAGGGCATCGCCAAAACGCTGGTGGAGGATGGCACGCTGGATCAGGCCTTCATCAAGGAGCACACCCACGGTTTTGAAGCCTACCTCCAGCATCTAGTCGGGCTGAACTGGGCTGACCTGGAAAACCTGAGCGGTATCTCCCAGGCGGACATGCAGATGGTGGCCCGCCAATGTGCCAGTGGGGATCGCAAACTGATCACCTGCTGGGCCATGGGCCTGACCCAGCATAAGAACGCGGTGGCGACGATCCAGGAAGTGGTGAATATCCACCTGCTGCTGGGTGCCCTCGGCCGTGAGAGCGCCGGGGTCTGCCCCGTGCGTGGTCACAGCAATGTGCAGGGAGACCGCACCATGGGCATCTTTGAAAAGATGCCGGAGTGGTTCATGGATAACCTGGACCGGGTCTTCGAATTCAAATCCCCTCGCCATCATGGCTGGGATGTGGTGGCCGCCATCAAGGCCATGCATGAAGGGCGCGGCAAGGTGTTCTATGCTCTGGGGGGCAATTTCCTCCAGGCCACGCCGGATACGGAATACACCGCCGAGGCGCTGCGCCGCTGCAACCTCACCGTGCACATCTGCACGAAGCTGAACCGCAGTCACTTGGTCACAGGCCGCACCGGGCTGATTCTGCCTTGCCTGGGCCGCAGTGAATGGGAGGAAGGGGGAGATCTCACGCAGTTTTGCTCGGTGGAAAACAGCATGAGCGTCGTGCATGCCTCCCATGGCACTCTGGAGCCTGCTTCACCCCACCTGCTCAGTGAGCCCGCCATCATCGCCCGCACCGCTGCCGCCACACTGGGGGATCGCTCGAAGGTGAATTGGCTGGAGCTGGCCAGCAATTACGACCTGATCCGTGACCTCATCGAAAAAGTCATCCCTGGCTTTGAAAACTTCAATGATCGGGTGCGTCAACCGGGCGGCTTTTACCTGCCCAGCACCGTGCGCGAGCGCGTCTGGAAGACCCGCACCGGTAAAGCGGAATTCAACACGCATGCTCTGGATATCCTGGTGCCAGGACAGGGGCAACTGGTGCTCCAGACCTTCCGCAGCCACGATCAATTCAACACCACCGTGTATGGCCTGAATGACCGTTACCGGGGCATCGGCAATGAACGCCGCATCATCTTCATGAATCCGCAGGATATGAAGGACCGCGAGATCGGGCCGCTGGAGCCTGTGGATCTGACCAGCCACTTCCGTGGAGAAACCCGCCATGCCCATGGTTTCCTGGCCATTCCTTATGACCAGCCCGCAGGAAGTTGTGCAGCCTATTTCCCTGAAGCAAACGTTTTAGTTCCGATCGATAGCTACGCGGATGTCAGCCTGACGCCGACCTCCAAGAGCGTATTGATCACCGTCAAACCCTCCGTTTAA
- a CDS encoding excinuclease ABC subunit UvrC, giving the protein MAKLRDVPHTPGVYVMRDRLNSVIYVGKARDLRKRLSNYFTPARSKLVDRKTRALIASIWDFDIHQVRNEPEALLLEGKLIKEFRPKYNISFRDDKRFLMVRVNLQDDFPRFTLTRLKRDDGARYFGPFAHSGALRTTLNWLNKKFGLRVCQPIRPDEQTYKHCSNDIIKNCSAPCIGRVSITEYRALMEQACAYLDGKGSKSLISLLEEEMQKAAQKLDFEKAAELRDMVEDLKKTFSPTRTFQRGARAKVISTIDPMADVKELQEALGLEKPPLVMECFDIANIGTAHCVASMVRFKDGVPDNANYRRYRIRAVTGQNDFISMAEVIRRRFSRILLEGREVMGEDGDYSQETPLEMMRRLETQEPPAPAESKGKKTKFIRLPDLVIVDGGKGQLGMAMKELQRLGLSDLPLIGLAKEHEEIYRPHDPDPLVLPHEMGALKLLQRIRDEAHRWANGYHQLLLGRRVEESLLDDCPGVSQNRKAALLKAFGSVTRLRKASATQIAEIPGISQTLAATIVDFLASRSSAE; this is encoded by the coding sequence ATGGCGAAGCTCCGTGACGTGCCCCACACGCCCGGCGTCTATGTCATGCGCGACCGCCTCAACAGCGTCATCTACGTGGGAAAAGCGCGTGATCTGCGCAAACGCCTCTCCAACTACTTCACCCCCGCGAGGTCGAAGCTGGTGGATCGGAAAACCCGCGCCCTCATCGCCAGCATCTGGGACTTCGACATCCATCAAGTCCGCAACGAGCCCGAGGCCCTGCTCCTGGAGGGGAAGCTGATCAAAGAATTTCGCCCGAAATACAACATCAGCTTCCGTGACGATAAACGCTTCCTCATGGTGCGGGTGAACCTGCAGGACGACTTCCCCCGCTTCACCCTCACCCGGTTAAAGCGCGACGACGGCGCCCGCTACTTTGGCCCCTTTGCCCACTCCGGAGCCCTGCGCACCACCCTGAACTGGCTGAATAAGAAATTCGGCCTGCGCGTCTGCCAGCCCATCCGGCCCGATGAGCAGACCTACAAGCACTGCTCCAACGACATCATCAAAAACTGCTCCGCCCCCTGCATCGGCCGCGTCAGCATCACCGAGTATCGGGCTCTCATGGAGCAAGCCTGCGCCTACCTGGACGGTAAAGGCAGCAAGAGCCTCATCTCCCTCCTCGAAGAAGAGATGCAGAAAGCGGCGCAGAAGCTGGACTTCGAAAAAGCCGCCGAACTCCGAGACATGGTGGAAGATCTGAAAAAGACCTTCAGCCCCACCCGCACCTTCCAGCGCGGAGCACGAGCCAAGGTCATCTCCACCATCGACCCCATGGCGGATGTCAAAGAACTGCAGGAAGCTCTCGGTTTGGAGAAGCCACCGCTCGTCATGGAGTGCTTCGACATCGCCAACATCGGCACCGCCCACTGCGTGGCCAGCATGGTGAGGTTTAAAGACGGCGTGCCGGACAATGCCAACTACCGCCGCTACCGCATCCGGGCCGTCACGGGTCAAAACGACTTCATCAGCATGGCTGAGGTGATCCGCCGCCGCTTCTCCCGCATCCTCCTGGAGGGCCGCGAGGTCATGGGGGAAGATGGCGACTACTCGCAGGAAACCCCGCTGGAGATGATGCGCCGCCTGGAGACCCAGGAGCCCCCTGCCCCCGCTGAAAGCAAGGGTAAGAAAACCAAGTTCATCCGCCTGCCGGACCTCGTCATCGTGGACGGAGGCAAAGGCCAGCTCGGCATGGCCATGAAGGAACTTCAGCGCCTCGGCCTCTCCGATCTCCCCCTCATCGGCTTGGCCAAAGAGCATGAGGAAATCTATCGCCCGCATGATCCCGACCCGCTCGTGCTGCCCCATGAGATGGGGGCTCTGAAGCTGCTCCAGCGCATTCGTGACGAAGCCCACCGCTGGGCCAATGGCTACCACCAACTCCTGCTCGGACGTCGTGTGGAGGAAAGCCTGCTCGATGACTGCCCTGGCGTCAGTCAGAATCGTAAAGCCGCCCTCCTGAAAGCCTTCGGCTCCGTCACCCGCCTGCGTAAAGCCAGCGCCACCCAGATCGCCGAGATCCCCGGCATCAGCCAGACCCTAGCCGCCACCATCGTGGACTTCCTCGCCTCCCGCAGCAGTGCGGAGTGA
- a CDS encoding dienelactone hydrolase family protein, translating into MKRALFAACLFATSLASAAIVEKAVEYKAGDVQCEGWQAYDDASDAKRPSVLIVHQWTGVSDNEKMRARMLAELGYNVFVADVYGKGIRPQPPESGKEAGKYKSNRPLLRERVKAGLAVLSKDARTDTAKIACIGYCFGGTAAIELGRSGAPVKGIVSFHGGLDSPTPADGKKIKGKVLALHGADDPFVPAKDLAAFEQEMKDSGVDYKLVQYPGAVHSFTQVSAGNDNSKGAAYNEAADKASWEEMKAFFKRIFAD; encoded by the coding sequence ATGAAACGTGCCCTGTTCGCCGCTTGCCTTTTTGCCACCTCCCTCGCCAGTGCCGCCATCGTGGAGAAGGCGGTGGAATACAAAGCCGGAGATGTGCAGTGTGAGGGCTGGCAGGCCTATGATGATGCCAGCGATGCCAAGCGCCCTTCGGTGCTGATCGTTCACCAATGGACGGGCGTCAGCGATAATGAAAAGATGCGCGCGCGCATGCTGGCAGAGCTCGGTTACAATGTCTTCGTGGCCGATGTCTATGGCAAAGGCATCCGCCCCCAACCTCCCGAGTCCGGGAAGGAAGCGGGCAAATACAAATCCAACCGTCCCCTGCTGCGTGAGCGTGTGAAGGCGGGGTTAGCCGTGCTGAGCAAAGATGCCCGCACCGATACGGCGAAGATCGCCTGCATCGGCTACTGCTTCGGCGGCACCGCCGCTATTGAGCTGGGCCGCAGTGGTGCCCCTGTGAAGGGCATCGTCAGCTTCCACGGCGGGCTGGACTCCCCCACGCCTGCGGACGGGAAGAAGATCAAAGGGAAAGTCCTGGCCCTCCATGGTGCCGATGACCCCTTTGTGCCTGCCAAGGATCTGGCCGCCTTTGAGCAAGAGATGAAGGACTCTGGGGTGGATTACAAACTCGTCCAGTATCCGGGTGCCGTGCATAGTTTCACTCAAGTGAGCGCCGGGAATGACAACTCCAAAGGAGCCGCGTATAATGAAGCCGCCGATAAAGCCTCCTGGGAGGAAATGAAGGCCTTCTTCAAGAGAATCTTCGCCGACTGA